A stretch of the Nosocomiicoccus ampullae genome encodes the following:
- a CDS encoding MFS transporter — MRKLIYVIIVICFLDLFVQFPIVTPYALELGASEFMASIVVATYSVTNLLGNVIGGYASDRFGRKRTLVLGMFLQVLIISTYVTSPSIALLLGIRIVHGFTSGMITPAAFSLVQDVSRREAIGKAMALTGVSIGLAAVFGPATSGIISSIYGYSNTYLVLAIVYVIGLLLTLVAVKESTTTQSRKEYKDTSWKTLITRRPLVVAYIASLSLMTSMGALSFALPIKTMSLDLDDRVTGMLLSVFGITAIIVFGTPLNNMFNKVTANILIKIGLVVISLAMLTIHFAENLSVLYIALGVYGVGYAFVFPSMNKLIGQFTSLNERGKANGIFYAFFSIGSVVGSTLAGYFTKLFTIPFFGMAVVLLILLIVFSILDRGIDFTEV; from the coding sequence TTGAGAAAGTTAATATATGTAATTATCGTTATATGCTTCTTAGACCTATTTGTACAATTTCCCATTGTTACGCCTTACGCACTTGAGTTAGGTGCGAGCGAATTTATGGCAAGTATTGTCGTCGCTACGTATTCGGTGACAAACTTGTTAGGTAACGTCATCGGGGGATATGCTTCAGATAGGTTTGGAAGAAAGAGAACGCTCGTTTTAGGGATGTTCTTACAAGTTTTAATTATAAGTACGTACGTTACATCTCCATCGATTGCACTTTTACTTGGAATTCGTATCGTGCATGGATTTACAAGCGGGATGATCACACCAGCTGCGTTTAGTTTAGTTCAGGATGTATCTAGACGTGAAGCAATTGGTAAAGCGATGGCGCTAACTGGGGTATCAATTGGGTTAGCTGCCGTATTTGGTCCAGCAACAAGCGGTATTATATCGAGTATTTACGGTTATAGTAATACGTACTTAGTACTCGCGATAGTTTACGTTATTGGATTACTATTAACATTAGTTGCGGTTAAAGAAAGTACTACTACTCAATCTAGAAAAGAATATAAAGATACGTCGTGGAAGACTTTAATTACAAGACGCCCACTAGTGGTTGCATATATTGCTTCACTTTCATTAATGACATCGATGGGGGCATTGTCTTTTGCATTACCAATTAAAACAATGTCACTTGATTTAGATGATAGGGTGACAGGGATGTTATTAAGTGTGTTCGGTATTACAGCAATCATCGTATTCGGAACGCCTTTAAATAATATGTTTAACAAAGTAACGGCAAATATTTTAATTAAAATTGGATTAGTCGTTATATCACTCGCGATGTTAACGATTCACTTTGCTGAAAACTTATCGGTTTTATATATTGCACTTGGTGTATATGGTGTTGGATATGCATTTGTATTCCCATCAATGAATAAGTTAATTGGACAATTTACGTCATTAAATGAACGTGGTAAAGCAAACGGTATATTTTACGCCTTTTTCTCCATCGGTTCAGTGGTCGGTTCGACACTCGCAGGTTATTTTACAAAACTATTTACGATTCCATTTTTTGGTATGGCGGTCGTACTTTTAATATTACTTATTGTATTTTCAATACTCGATAGGGGTATTGACTTTACAGAGGTGTAA
- a CDS encoding NAD(P)-dependent oxidoreductase, whose product MKKILLMGIYGDIGYHLYETLKDDNEVYAFMSPYKNNTLKNVHPIYLNPYDLEDMNEAVKGKDLVIFFEDPIMRFNKMTQGRFDTFFELIADNVGRALENENIKDIIYISEEIQHEDVKSILSSYNLNVRATNTKVKRLGKSLKYKNPNNRTMRSAQRAEIPKNWTLEGVAKYYFKWLDEIIFGIFKITEKDDEVRITLEQSTMPLLILRKRTNTARRQIIYDVVGGKLLRKQGSWLEFRALKDEASFIMALHDFDPALPWPLYALTQAPLHGLVSRIYQMEMIINDSILEENIKNNPNK is encoded by the coding sequence ATGAAAAAAATATTACTCATGGGAATCTATGGAGATATTGGCTATCACTTATATGAAACGTTAAAAGATGATAACGAAGTATACGCATTTATGAGTCCTTATAAAAATAATACTCTAAAAAATGTGCATCCGATTTATTTAAATCCGTACGACTTAGAAGATATGAATGAAGCGGTAAAAGGTAAAGACTTAGTCATATTTTTTGAAGATCCGATTATGCGATTTAACAAAATGACACAAGGTAGATTCGATACGTTTTTTGAATTGATTGCAGATAACGTGGGTCGAGCACTTGAAAATGAAAATATCAAAGATATTATCTATATTTCAGAAGAAATCCAACACGAAGATGTTAAAAGTATTTTATCATCATATAATTTAAATGTTAGAGCGACAAATACGAAAGTGAAGCGTCTCGGTAAAAGTTTAAAATATAAAAACCCAAACAACCGAACGATGCGTAGCGCACAGCGTGCTGAAATACCGAAAAATTGGACGCTAGAAGGTGTCGCTAAGTATTATTTTAAGTGGCTTGACGAGATTATTTTTGGTATATTTAAAATTACTGAAAAAGATGATGAAGTACGTATTACACTTGAACAATCGACAATGCCTTTACTTATACTAAGAAAGAGAACAAATACAGCAAGAAGGCAGATTATATATGACGTCGTTGGAGGCAAGTTATTGAGAAAACAAGGTAGTTGGTTAGAGTTTAGAGCATTAAAAGATGAAGCATCGTTTATAATGGCATTACATGATTTTGATCCTGCGTTGCCATGGCCGTTATATGCATTAACACAAGCGCCACTACATGGTTTAGTCAGTAGAATTTACCAAATGGAAATGATTATTAATGATTCAATACTCGAAGAAAATATAAAAAATAATCCGAACAAATAG
- the purM gene encoding phosphoribosylformylglycinamidine cyclo-ligase → MSEQYKKAGVDIEAGYEAVKQMKVHVQETMRKEVLGGLGGFGAAFDLSQLNLKEPVLVSGTDGVGTKLQLAIDSNRHDTIGIDAVAMCVNDILTTGAEPLYFLDYIAVNKVVPEQVAALVKGVSEGCKQAGCALIGGETAEMGDMYDEGSYDIAGFAVGAVEKSEYVDFDSVNAGDAIIGLPSSGIHSNGYSLVRKIIKDNNVDVTKTLNGTPLIDLLLEPTRIYVQQILKLQEDVKIKAMSHITGGGFYENIPRALPEELGAEVDVTDVKVPEILKWLIETGNIDRDEAYNVFNMGIGFMIVVDEKDKETALENLKASGENPVVLGKVVDKKGLTING, encoded by the coding sequence ATGTCTGAGCAATATAAAAAAGCTGGCGTAGATATTGAGGCAGGTTACGAAGCGGTTAAACAAATGAAAGTACACGTTCAAGAAACGATGCGTAAAGAAGTACTTGGTGGACTTGGAGGGTTTGGTGCAGCGTTTGATTTATCACAGTTAAATTTAAAAGAGCCTGTACTCGTTTCAGGCACTGATGGTGTCGGAACGAAATTACAACTCGCAATCGATTCTAACCGTCACGATACGATTGGAATTGATGCGGTTGCGATGTGTGTAAATGATATTTTAACGACAGGCGCTGAACCACTATACTTTTTAGACTACATCGCTGTAAATAAAGTCGTACCTGAACAAGTTGCGGCTCTCGTTAAAGGTGTGAGTGAAGGATGTAAACAAGCAGGTTGTGCCTTAATTGGTGGAGAAACTGCAGAGATGGGTGATATGTACGACGAAGGTTCGTATGATATCGCAGGATTTGCAGTTGGTGCTGTTGAGAAATCAGAATACGTGGATTTTGATAGTGTCAATGCTGGAGATGCTATTATCGGGTTACCATCAAGTGGTATTCACTCAAACGGTTACTCACTCGTTCGTAAAATCATTAAAGACAATAATGTTGATGTAACTAAAACGTTAAACGGCACACCGTTAATTGATTTACTTCTAGAACCAACACGTATTTACGTACAGCAAATACTTAAACTTCAAGAAGACGTTAAAATTAAAGCGATGAGCCATATTACAGGTGGCGGTTTCTATGAAAACATTCCACGTGCGTTACCAGAAGAACTTGGTGCTGAAGTTGACGTAACAGACGTTAAAGTACCAGAGATTTTAAAGTGGTTAATCGAAACAGGTAATATTGACCGTGACGAAGCATATAACGTCTTTAATATGGGAATTGGATTTATGATTGTCGTCGACGAAAAAGATAAAGAAACAGCACTTGAAAATTTAAAAGCATCTGGAGAAAATCCAGTTGTATTAGGTAAAGTAGTCGATAAAAAAGGACTTACAATCAATGGCTAA
- the purD gene encoding phosphoribosylamine--glycine ligase → MNTLVIGSGGREHAIVRALNRSEKVNEVFALPGNDGMTEATLVEGIPVSEFDQIGEFCKENDIEWVVVGPEDPLSEGIVDTLEDKFKLNVFGPRKKEAQMESSKSFTKHLMKKYDIPTASYEVFTDKEQAKSYLENGNFPAVIKKDGLAAGKGVIIAQDLNEALNALDELMETDGEVVIEEFLDGDEFSLMVLVNGDTFTPFNIIAQDHKRAFDNDEGPNTGGMGAYAPVDYISENIIEEAVEKIVRPTVNAMVEEGLNYFGVLYLGAIITTDGVKTIEYNARFGDPEAQILLDLLETDFIDMLEGMKRKEPLALNFREEYVVGVILASEGYPGDYEKAKEIVIKKDLMKGIYVSALKHLENDIYESNGGRVLLAVGRGNTIEDAKNQAYRTLNEVKYDEKDFFYRKDIAYKA, encoded by the coding sequence ATGAATACTTTAGTTATTGGAAGTGGCGGGCGAGAGCACGCAATTGTACGTGCATTGAATCGTTCAGAAAAAGTAAATGAAGTATTTGCGTTACCAGGTAACGACGGTATGACTGAAGCGACACTTGTTGAGGGAATTCCAGTTTCTGAGTTCGATCAAATCGGTGAATTTTGTAAAGAAAATGATATCGAATGGGTAGTCGTTGGTCCAGAGGATCCGTTATCAGAGGGAATTGTAGATACACTTGAAGATAAATTTAAATTGAATGTATTTGGCCCACGAAAAAAAGAAGCCCAAATGGAGTCTTCAAAGTCATTTACAAAACATTTAATGAAAAAGTATGACATTCCAACAGCCAGTTACGAAGTGTTTACTGATAAAGAACAAGCAAAAAGTTATTTAGAAAATGGCAACTTCCCAGCCGTTATTAAAAAAGATGGACTCGCTGCAGGCAAAGGCGTTATCATCGCTCAAGACTTAAATGAAGCATTAAACGCACTCGATGAATTAATGGAAACTGACGGTGAAGTCGTTATTGAAGAATTTTTAGATGGCGATGAATTTAGTCTAATGGTACTCGTTAACGGCGATACATTTACACCGTTTAACATTATTGCTCAAGATCATAAACGCGCGTTTGATAACGATGAAGGTCCAAACACAGGTGGAATGGGTGCGTATGCACCGGTGGATTACATTTCAGAAAATATCATCGAAGAAGCGGTTGAAAAAATTGTTCGTCCAACAGTAAATGCTATGGTTGAAGAAGGATTAAACTACTTCGGTGTATTATATCTTGGCGCAATTATTACAACAGACGGTGTTAAAACAATCGAGTATAACGCAAGATTTGGTGATCCAGAAGCACAAATTCTTCTCGATTTACTTGAAACAGATTTTATCGACATGTTAGAAGGTATGAAAAGAAAAGAACCTTTAGCACTCAATTTTAGAGAAGAATACGTAGTAGGAGTCATTTTAGCGTCTGAAGGTTATCCAGGAGATTATGAAAAAGCAAAAGAAATTGTTATTAAAAAAGATTTAATGAAAGGTATTTACGTCAGTGCATTAAAACATCTTGAAAATGACATATATGAATCAAATGGTGGACGTGTATTACTTGCGGTTGGCCGTGGTAATACAATTGAAGACGCAAAAAATCAAGCATATAGAACGTTAAACGAAGTAAAGTATGACGAAAAAGATTTCTTCTATCGTAAAGACATTGCATATAAAGCATAA
- the purN gene encoding phosphoribosylglycinamide formyltransferase — MANVAVFASGSGSNFENIATSDLNIDIKVLIVDNKDAKAIERAKRLNVPYKIVERTGKTRDQFEQDILEILKQGNVEYILLAGFMKILSAKFIEQYDRKIINIHPSLLPSFKGKDGILDAYNYGVKVSGVTVHYVDSGIDTGEIIDQAPVIIEDDDTLETFEDKIHATEYELYIRALKKVLEVNE; from the coding sequence ATGGCTAATGTTGCAGTATTTGCTTCAGGAAGTGGGAGTAACTTTGAAAATATCGCAACGAGTGATTTAAATATTGATATTAAAGTGCTCATTGTCGACAACAAAGATGCCAAAGCAATTGAACGCGCCAAGCGTTTAAACGTACCGTATAAAATTGTAGAACGAACTGGTAAAACGAGAGATCAATTTGAACAAGACATATTAGAGATATTAAAACAAGGAAATGTTGAGTACATATTACTCGCAGGGTTTATGAAAATTTTATCAGCAAAGTTTATCGAACAATATGACCGTAAAATTATTAACATACACCCGTCATTACTTCCAAGTTTTAAAGGGAAAGACGGTATATTAGATGCTTATAATTACGGTGTTAAAGTCAGTGGTGTGACAGTGCATTATGTTGATAGTGGTATCGATACTGGAGAAATTATCGATCAAGCACCTGTTATTATTGAAGACGATGATACGTTAGAAACTTTTGAAGATAAAATTCACGCGACAGAATATGAATTATATATTCGTGCGTTGAAAAAAGTGTTGGAGGTAAACGAATGA
- the purH gene encoding bifunctional phosphoribosylaminoimidazolecarboxamide formyltransferase/IMP cyclohydrolase, whose protein sequence is MRALLSVSDKTGITEFGQKLVDNGYELFSTGGTLKALQDANVAVKSVSELTNFPEIMDGRVKTLHPAVHGGLLADRSKQSHLDELKEQDIDLIDMVVVNLYPFEETVKDENVTIEDAIENIDIGGPTMLRAAAKNYKHVLSIVNPADYDEVISRIQSDDLTEDFRRELMVKVFKHTTNYDQAITNFFSQAEKTLRYGENPHQNARYIRTTSASNTILNAKILNGKELSYNNFRDADSAYLLARKFSGPVAVAVKHMNPCGVGVGNTIHDAFMNAYEADSQSIFGGIVALNKEVDLETAEALSKIFLEVIIAPKYTAAALEKLQEKKNLRVLEIDFTEQTGDEEIVSVSGGYLIQDRDNTPLNMDDVTVVTKKEPTESEYRALTLALEVVKHVKSNAIVLADEHRTVGIGAGQMNRVGALKIAIERATKELDGTVVMASDGFFPMPDSVQVAHEAGINAIIQPGGSKRDQESIDYCDAHDMTMVTTGMRHFKH, encoded by the coding sequence ATGAGAGCGTTACTTAGTGTTTCAGACAAGACAGGTATTACTGAATTTGGACAAAAACTCGTTGATAACGGGTACGAGTTATTCAGTACAGGTGGTACGTTAAAAGCTTTACAAGATGCGAACGTAGCAGTGAAAAGTGTATCAGAATTAACAAATTTCCCAGAGATTATGGATGGTCGTGTAAAGACATTACATCCAGCAGTTCATGGAGGATTACTTGCTGATCGTAGTAAACAGTCACATTTAGATGAGTTAAAAGAACAAGATATTGATTTAATCGATATGGTCGTTGTAAATTTATATCCATTTGAAGAAACAGTTAAAGACGAAAACGTAACGATTGAAGACGCGATTGAAAATATCGATATCGGCGGACCGACGATGTTACGTGCAGCAGCAAAAAACTATAAACACGTACTATCTATCGTTAATCCAGCAGATTACGATGAAGTGATTAGTCGTATTCAATCTGATGATTTAACAGAAGACTTCAGAAGAGAGTTAATGGTTAAAGTATTTAAACATACGACAAATTACGACCAAGCGATTACTAACTTCTTTAGCCAAGCTGAAAAAACACTTCGTTATGGAGAAAACCCACATCAAAACGCGCGTTACATCCGTACGACAAGCGCATCAAATACCATTTTAAATGCAAAAATTTTAAATGGAAAAGAGTTATCATATAATAACTTCCGTGACGCAGACAGCGCGTATTTACTTGCGCGTAAATTTAGTGGACCAGTTGCGGTTGCGGTTAAACATATGAACCCTTGTGGAGTAGGTGTAGGAAATACAATTCACGATGCATTTATGAATGCGTATGAAGCAGACTCACAATCTATTTTCGGTGGGATTGTCGCATTAAATAAAGAAGTAGATTTAGAAACAGCTGAAGCATTAAGTAAAATTTTCTTAGAAGTAATTATTGCGCCTAAATATACAGCAGCAGCACTTGAAAAACTTCAAGAGAAGAAAAATTTACGTGTATTAGAAATCGACTTCACCGAGCAAACTGGCGACGAAGAAATTGTCAGTGTATCTGGTGGATATCTAATTCAAGATAGAGATAATACACCGTTAAATATGGACGATGTGACAGTCGTGACGAAAAAAGAGCCAACAGAAAGTGAGTATCGTGCACTTACACTCGCGTTAGAAGTTGTAAAACACGTAAAATCAAACGCAATTGTACTCGCTGACGAACATCGTACAGTCGGTATTGGTGCAGGTCAAATGAATAGAGTAGGTGCTTTAAAGATTGCGATTGAGCGTGCGACAAAAGAATTAGATGGTACGGTTGTTATGGCAAGTGATGGATTCTTCCCGATGCCGGACTCAGTACAAGTTGCACATGAAGCGGGAATTAATGCAATTATTCAACCAGGTGGATCTAAACGTGACCAAGAGTCTATTGATTACTGTGACGCACATGATATGACGATGGTAACAACTGGTATGAGACACTTTAAACATTAG
- a CDS encoding ABC transporter ATP-binding protein: MDIKTVQLSKSFDREKALDTVDLFVKSGTIHGLIGSNGAGKTTLLKVLTGIYKEDKGHVFYNDAPVFENISVKEKVIFIGDTPFFFSGFSLLQMANYYKTIYKNWSDTRFKTLYEHFKIDPKKSLNEMSKGMRRQASFILAFSSKPDVLVLDEPFDGLDPIVRRQVKNIILQDMDSYGLTVVLSSHNLLEMENICDAISIMHNGKILYTNNINQMKHTHCKLQIAFKELPDESFYKALNVVQHTVQGRVITCIIEGDIENIEEKISKFNPLMYDILPITLDEMFAYEMGEIGYAIEDIIIE; this comes from the coding sequence ATGGATATAAAAACAGTACAGTTAAGTAAAAGTTTTGACCGTGAAAAGGCGCTAGACACGGTTGATCTTTTTGTAAAAAGTGGGACAATACACGGTTTAATTGGTTCGAATGGTGCGGGTAAAACAACGCTGTTAAAAGTGTTAACAGGTATTTATAAAGAAGATAAAGGACACGTATTTTATAATGATGCTCCTGTATTTGAAAATATCAGCGTCAAAGAAAAGGTGATATTTATTGGTGATACACCGTTTTTCTTTAGTGGATTTTCACTTTTACAAATGGCAAATTATTACAAAACTATTTACAAAAATTGGAGCGATACACGATTTAAAACACTTTATGAACATTTTAAAATTGACCCTAAAAAGTCATTAAATGAAATGTCAAAAGGGATGAGACGTCAAGCGTCATTTATACTTGCTTTCTCATCAAAACCTGATGTTTTAGTCCTAGATGAACCATTCGATGGGTTAGATCCAATTGTCAGACGACAAGTTAAAAATATTATCTTACAAGATATGGATAGTTACGGGTTAACAGTCGTTCTATCAAGTCATAATTTACTTGAAATGGAAAACATTTGTGACGCAATCTCAATTATGCATAACGGTAAAATTTTGTATACAAATAATATTAATCAGATGAAACACACACACTGTAAACTGCAAATTGCGTTTAAAGAACTACCAGACGAATCATTTTATAAAGCGTTAAACGTCGTTCAGCACACCGTTCAAGGAAGAGTGATTACGTGCATCATCGAAGGAGATATTGAAAACATTGAGGAAAAAATATCTAAATTTAATCCATTAATGTACGATATCTTACCGATAACGTTAGATGAAATGTTCGCTTACGAAATGGGGGAAATTGGTTATGCAATCGAAGACATCATTATTGAGTAA
- a CDS encoding GntR family transcriptional regulator: protein MYSLRFNKEAPVYEQLVNHIKRMIIKRVLLPDEKMPSVRELARQLTLNPNTIQKAYRELEHQGYIYSLPGKGSYVKENDDIQSEAYVENLYSQFNQIVLELLHMNESKEDIKKYIDEVESRIKEGN, encoded by the coding sequence ATGTATAGTTTAAGATTTAACAAGGAAGCGCCCGTTTACGAACAGCTCGTCAATCATATTAAAAGAATGATTATTAAGCGAGTTTTATTACCAGATGAAAAAATGCCATCTGTAAGAGAACTTGCGCGGCAATTAACATTGAATCCAAATACAATTCAAAAAGCATATCGAGAACTCGAACACCAAGGTTATATATATTCTCTGCCAGGTAAAGGGAGCTACGTAAAAGAAAATGATGACATTCAAAGTGAAGCGTATGTTGAAAATCTTTACAGTCAGTTTAACCAAATTGTCTTAGAACTTCTACATATGAATGAATCTAAAGAAGATATAAAAAAATATATTGATGAGGTTGAATCTCGTATTAAGGAGGGGAACTAA
- a CDS encoding DUF402 domain-containing protein: protein MKTKYLDKKNWRRIKHSDYEEILTKYDGQNVLIGCFYIKKVYHPLVINIVGEKVKVVDNNYKWITMMGEDENFSLTVMFDDNDQPLQYYFDINKSHTLELGHARREDMYLDVLALPDGRSEIVDEDDVIRALKQGKMTPEERDFAYKIAYDLENLIQFQFDKVVNRGKFMYQAIMERNQ, encoded by the coding sequence ATGAAGACAAAGTATTTAGATAAGAAGAACTGGCGCCGAATTAAACATTCCGACTATGAGGAAATTTTAACGAAATACGATGGACAAAATGTCTTAATCGGTTGTTTTTATATTAAAAAGGTATACCACCCACTTGTTATAAATATCGTTGGAGAAAAAGTTAAAGTTGTAGACAACAACTATAAATGGATAACGATGATGGGGGAAGACGAAAACTTTAGTCTGACTGTTATGTTTGATGATAATGATCAACCACTTCAATACTATTTTGACATCAACAAGTCACATACCCTAGAACTTGGACACGCAAGGCGTGAAGATATGTATTTAGATGTACTCGCATTGCCAGATGGACGAAGTGAAATTGTTGACGAGGACGACGTTATTCGAGCGCTAAAGCAAGGTAAAATGACACCGGAAGAACGTGATTTTGCGTATAAAATCGCCTATGATCTAGAAAATCTCATTCAATTTCAGTTTGACAAAGTTGTAAATCGTGGAAAATTTATGTATCAGGCAATAATGGAGAGAAACCAATGA
- a CDS encoding dicarboxylate/amino acid:cation symporter, whose product MKLLAKLFSGIIAGIVVGTIYFYTADGTAFHSFMEVVTRLFITMQDILGSFIFFLIPLIIFFFIADGVSSIGTGAGKVVGATLGVAYISTVIAGLLAYTVARFLMPIVTKGGSVPEEGSELTGLLEFDIPPPLDILTALVLAFSVGIVINIIKAETMKKWVHDGKEIVEFLIEKVIITILPFYIAGVFAGMSSAGTVFKTLSVFGIVLLIAITLHWVWITIQYTVSGSMLGKNPFSMIKTMFPAYVTALGTMSSAATISVTLPKTKELGVREKIADFVVPLGANIHLSGSAITITSCSVAVMTVLPEYDTPGLLKMLGFVLLIGIVMVAAPGVPGGAVMAASGILVSHLGFNDAAVALMIALYMAQDSFGTAANITGDGAIAGIIDAYEQKLDKN is encoded by the coding sequence TTGAAGCTACTTGCTAAGTTGTTCTCAGGTATTATCGCCGGTATCGTTGTAGGTACTATTTATTTTTACACTGCTGATGGTACAGCGTTCCATAGTTTTATGGAAGTAGTTACAAGATTATTTATAACGATGCAAGATATCCTTGGTTCGTTTATTTTCTTCTTAATTCCATTAATTATATTTTTCTTCATCGCAGATGGGGTATCATCAATCGGAACCGGAGCTGGTAAAGTTGTCGGTGCAACGCTAGGTGTTGCATATATTTCAACAGTTATCGCAGGGTTACTTGCATATACAGTTGCACGATTTTTAATGCCTATAGTAACTAAGGGTGGATCGGTACCTGAAGAAGGTTCTGAGTTAACAGGACTATTAGAGTTTGACATCCCACCGCCATTAGATATTTTAACAGCACTTGTTTTAGCATTCTCTGTAGGTATTGTAATTAACATTATAAAAGCAGAAACGATGAAAAAATGGGTGCATGATGGTAAAGAGATTGTAGAATTTTTAATTGAAAAAGTGATTATCACAATTTTACCATTCTATATCGCAGGTGTATTCGCAGGAATGTCATCTGCAGGAACAGTATTTAAAACATTATCAGTATTTGGTATCGTGTTACTCATCGCGATAACGTTACACTGGGTATGGATTACAATTCAGTACACAGTTTCAGGATCTATGCTTGGTAAGAATCCATTTAGTATGATTAAAACGATGTTCCCAGCATACGTTACAGCGCTCGGTACGATGAGTAGTGCAGCGACAATTTCTGTCACACTACCAAAGACAAAAGAATTGGGTGTACGCGAAAAAATTGCTGACTTTGTCGTTCCACTCGGTGCGAACATTCACTTATCCGGTTCAGCAATTACAATTACATCATGTTCAGTAGCTGTAATGACAGTATTACCTGAATATGATACACCAGGATTATTAAAAATGCTCGGATTTGTATTACTTATAGGTATCGTAATGGTTGCAGCACCTGGAGTTCCAGGTGGGGCAGTAATGGCTGCGAGTGGTATTTTAGTATCACACTTAGGATTTAACGATGCAGCAGTTGCATTAATGATTGCATTATACATGGCACAAGATAGCTTTGGTACAGCAGCAAATATCACTGGAGACGGTGCAATCGCTGGTATTATCGACGCATATGAACAAAAGTTAGATAAAAATTAA
- a CDS encoding GNAT family N-acetyltransferase has product MSIRKGQLSDIDTVMSIKDSVVKLMKESGNNQWDDSYPSRDVLLNDIKNDHLFVYEEDDAVLGFIVADDNHAFEYDDIPWELARLDSIAFHRAAVDPNAQGKGVASKLMDEVESFFKHKGYLGVHTDTNLNNIPMQRLFEKRGYEYRGKLNLHNNLDEWYVAYEKVF; this is encoded by the coding sequence ATGAGTATAAGAAAAGGCCAACTATCTGATATTGATACGGTGATGTCAATAAAAGATAGTGTTGTAAAACTGATGAAAGAAAGCGGAAACAATCAGTGGGATGATAGTTATCCATCACGAGATGTACTTCTAAATGATATAAAGAATGATCACTTGTTTGTCTATGAAGAAGATGATGCAGTGTTAGGGTTTATCGTCGCGGATGATAATCATGCATTCGAGTATGATGATATCCCTTGGGAACTTGCGCGTTTAGATAGTATTGCATTTCATAGAGCAGCCGTAGATCCAAATGCACAAGGTAAAGGTGTTGCTTCTAAATTAATGGATGAGGTCGAATCATTTTTTAAACATAAAGGTTATCTCGGCGTTCATACAGATACAAATCTTAATAACATTCCAATGCAACGTCTATTTGAAAAACGTGGTTATGAATACCGCGGAAAGTTAAACTTACATAATAATTTAGATGAATGGTATGTTGCCTACGAAAAAGTGTTTTAA